In Lotus japonicus ecotype B-129 chromosome 5, LjGifu_v1.2, one genomic interval encodes:
- the LOC130716731 gene encoding DDB1- and CUL4-associated factor homolog 1-like: MDDEANQNAPPLEFQLHDGDGEEEEEEEEEEEDDDDEYELDEEEDDDVDIDVDDEDDEEEEEEEEEVEEGDESKKEEEEIIAKANKLMEIITCAPDNPKPKVLHALASILETQESRYMEENDHSSSSNARAAHTIGRLGSLIRENDEFFELISSKFLSETRYTTSIRAAAARLLLSCSITWIYPYVFDESVVENIKHWVMDESTSLSAEEQNLMCNPGRKEVSDTEMLKTYSTGLLAVCLAGDEVSGGQVVEDVLTSGLSAKLMHYLRLRVLGETSTCCKDTNLLTESRHTSGSTSMRGRDDGRSRFRLVLESSHYDDTSMNDERSLDDRILERSDHDKIISGKTCQEDSWRDGEPPDQLRERADICVIDTAGEDQWNCRDIRDGRIKYGDHEDNVSDDSSRLQVNCGWGRSRGKGRVNEENIGSEPTLSYLGSCSRLVQGKCVKDGSILKNADTRMVSDSEKIVATSTSEAYVFDRDDNDDCFKECYIGGKDISALVRKAVQAAEAEARSAKAPEEAVRAAGDAAAELVKTAASEEFKSTNNEEAAVLAASKAAWTVTDAASSVEVSRSSIIINKETENAGVQDTESCEDVEDYCIPDTQSLLQLREKYCIQCLELLGEYVEVLGPVLHEKGVDVCLALLQQNSKHQEPSEVALLLPDVMKMICALAAHRKFAALFVDRGGMGKLLGVPRMAQTFFGLSSCLFAIGSVQGIMERVCALSSDVIYRLVELALQLLECNQEQARKNAALFFAAAFVFRAVLDAFDAQDGLQKLLGLLNDAAMLRSGVNSGALGLSNSGSLRNDRSSEVLTSFEKQIAYHTCVALRQYFRAHLLLLVDSIRPNKSNRSASRNIPSVRAAHRPLDISDEAMDAVFLQLQKDRKLGSSFVRTRWPAVDKFLACNGHVTMLELCQGPPPPVERYLHDLLQYALDVLHIVTLVPSSRKMIVTATLSNNRVGTAVILDAANIVSNHDDPEIIRPALNVLVNLVCPPPSISNKPASVTPGQQSASAQTSKGPMSETRDRTAERNVSDRPVNFSSQTDTREQNAESNAVDRDGAAAVNTQTVLAATSGLVGDHRISLGAGAGCAGLAAQLVQGYRQAREAVRANNGIKVLLHLLQQRIYSPPAALDCLRALACRVLLGLARDDIIAHILTKLQVGKKLSELIRDSGSQTHGTEQGRWQAELSQAAIELIGVVTNSGHASTLAATDAATPTLRRIEREAIAAATPISYDSRELLQLIHEYVRASGLSQTASILLKEAQLKPLPSSIAPSSLAQPPSTQEAPSVQLQWPSGRAPGFLSDKLKLNAGDDDVLGSDVSTRIGSAFTSKKKSLIFSSSIGSNSRHQLDDSRQSSVRKVSSTSKGSSETAIVSETPSKLLEKHNIDSESQYKTPIILPMKRKLSDLKDTRVLSSSRKRLIAGDHGIRSPICITPNTVRKTNLQTDAIRFPTPSSNLRNQQGRCSVDYVDENQNSMSNLGQFTPSSAAINDLQHSNSERMTLDSIVVQYLKHQHLQCPAPITTLPPLSLLHPHVCPEPKRSLDAASNVTARFKRREFKFIYGGVHGNRKDRQFVYSRFRPWRTCRDDAGALLTCITFLGDSSRIAVGSHNGEVKLFDSNNNNVVESFTGHQYPLTLVQSFVSGETQLLLSSSSQDVRLWDASSLSSGTTHSFDGCKAARFSNSGNVFAALSSESAQREILLYDIQTCQLESKLSDTSTNFTGRGHVYPLIHFNPSDSMLLWNGVLWDQRVSEPVHRFDQFTDYGGGGFHPAGNEVIINSEVWDLRKFSLLRSVPSLDQTEITFNAHGDVLYAILRRKIEDVMSAVNTRRVKHPLFAAFRTVDAVNYSDIATIPVDRCVLDFATEPTDSIVGLVTMDDQDEMFASARIYEIGRRRPPDDDSDPEDDESDEEDDSDDSDVDPLLGPGFGDSESDVDDSSSELDDDDGDDGDFIMDFQGGTDILDMVSEGDEDDDYRLVLESYSSDQ, from the exons ATGGACGACGAAGCCAATCAAAATGCTCCGCCGCTGGAATTTCAGTTACACGACGGCGacggtgaagaagaagaagaagaagaagaagaagaagaagatgatgatgatgaatatgaactagatgaagaagaagatgatgatgttgatattgatgttgatgatgaggatgacgaggaggaggaagaagaagaggaggaagtggAGGAGGGCGACGAGtcgaagaaggaagaagaggagaTAATTGCCAAGGCGAACAAGCTCATGGAGATTATCACATGTGCTCCTGATAACCCTAAACCCAAGGTCCTTCATGCTCTTGCCTCCATTCTCGAAACACAAGAGTCACG ATACATGGAAGAGAACGACCATTCTTCGTCCAGTAATGCTCGCGCTGCTCATACCATCGGGCGACTGGGGAGCTTAATTCGG GAGAATGATGAGTTCTTTGAGTTGATATCTTCCAAGTTTCTGTCAGAAACAAGATACACCACTTCCATTCGGGCTGCTGCTGCCAGGCTTCTCCTGAGCTGTTCAATAACATGGATT TATCCCTATGTTTTTGACGAATCTGTCGTGGAGAATATCAAACACTGGGTAATGGATGAGAGTACTAGTCTGTCCGCTGAGGAGCAAAATCTGATGTGTAATCCAGGAAGAAAGGAAGTCTCAGATACTGAAATGTTGAAAACCTATTCTACCGGCCTTCTTGCTGTGTGTTTAGCTGG GGATGAGGTTAGTGGAGGTCAAGTGGTTGAAGATGTCTTGACGTCTGGCTTGTCAGCGAAGCTTATGCATTATCTTCGGTTGCGTGTATTGGGGGAGACAAGTACCTGCTGTAAAGACACTAATCTTTTAACAGAGAGTAGGCACACATCTGGGAGTACTTCAATGAGAGGTAGAGATGATGGTCGCAGTAGATTTCGCCTGGTTCTGGAATCAAGTCATTATGATGATACAAGCATGAATGATGAGAGATCATTGGATGATAGAATTCTTGAAAGGAGTGATCATGATAAAATCATCAGTGGAAAAACTTGCCAGGAAGATTCTTGGCGAGATGGTGAACCCCCTGATCAGCTGAGGGAAAGAGCTGATATCTGTGTCATAGACACTGCTGGAGAGGATCAATGGAACTGTAGAGATATACGTGATGGAAGGATAAAATATGGTGACCATGAAGATAATGTTAGCGATGACTCTTCAAGACTGCAAGTGAACTGTGGATGGGGAAGATCCAGAGGGAAGGGAAGGGTCAATGAAGAGAATATAGGAAGTGAACCAACTTTGTCATATCTTGGTTCTTGTAGTCGATTAGTACAGGGAAAGTGTGTTAAAGATGGGAGCATCTTGAAGAATGCTGATACCAGAATGGTGTCTGATTCGGAGAAGATTGTTGCGACAAGCACGTCTGAGGCATATGTTTTCGACAGAGACGATAACGATGATTGTTTCAAAGAGTGCTATATTGGTGGTAAAGATATCTCTGCTCTTGTTAGGAAAGCAGTCCAAgctgctgaagctgaagctaGATCTGCTAAAGCACCTGAAGAAGCTGTCAGGGCAGCTGGTGATGCTGCTGCTGAACTCGTTAAAACTGCGGCTTCAGAG GAATTCAAATCCACCAATAATGAAGAAGCAGCTGTTTTAGCTGCTTCAAAAGCTGCATGGACTGTTACTGATGCTGCATCATCAGTTGAAGTTTCAAG GAGCTCCATCATCATTAACAAGGAGACTGAGAATGCAGGGGTTCAAGACACAGAATCTTGTGAAGATGTTGAGGATTACTGCATCCCAGATACTCAATCACTTTTGCAGTTGAGGGAAAAATATTGCATTCAGTGTCTTGAGCTACTCGGAGAATATGTGGAAGTTCTTGGCCCTGTATTGCATGAGAAGGGGGTAGATGTGTGTCTTGCACTTCTGCAACAGAATTCTAAACATCAAGAGCCTTCCGAAGTTGCCTTACTGTTGCCTGATGTCATGAAGATGATCTGTGCTTTGGCTGCTCACAGGAAGTTTGCTGCCCTGTTTGTGGATCGTGGGGGCATGGGAAAGCTTCTTGGTGTTCCTAGAATGGCTCAAACTTTCTTTGGCCTTTCTTCTTGTCTGTTTGCTATCGGTTCTGTGCAG GGGATAATGGAAAGGGTTTGTGCTCTTTCATCTGATGTTATTTATCGTTTGGTTGAGTTGGCTCTCCAGCTACTTGAATGCAACCAAGAACAAGCTCGGAAGAATGCAGCATTATTTTTCGCTGCTGCATTTGTCTTTAGAGCAGTTCTTGACGCTTTTGATGCTCAGGATGGATTACAGAAATTACTGGGCCTTCTGAACGATGCTGCTATGCTAAGATCGGGAGTAAACTCTGGAGCTTTGGGCTTATCCAACTCAGGGTCACTTAGAAATGATAGATCGTCTGAAGTGCTGACATCATTTGAGAAGCAGATAGCCTACCATACTTGTGTTGCTTTACGGCAATACTTCAGAGCTCATCTCCTTTTATTAGTGGATTCCATTCGTCCAAACAAAAGCAATCGCAGTGCTTCTAGGAATATTCCGAGTGTAAGGGCAGCACACAGGCCGCTTGACATTAGCGATGAGGCAATGGATGCTGTATTCCTACAATTACAAAAAGATCGCAAGTTGGGTTCTTCATTTGTGAGAACACGTTGGCCAGCAGTTGATAAGTTCTTGGCGTGTAATGGACATGTTACAATGCTGGAATTGTGTCAG gGCCCTCCCCCTCCTGTGGAACGGTATCTGCATGATTTGCTTCAGTATGCATTGGATGTTCTTCATATTGTTACATTGGTACCTAGCAGTCGCAAGATGATTGTAACTGCCACATTAAGCAATAATCGTGTTGGTACAGCGGTCATTTTGGATGCTGCAAATATTGTTAGTAATCATGACGACCCGGAG ATAATTCGGCCTGCTCTAAATGTATTAGTGAACCTTGTTTGCCCTCCACCTTCAATCAGCAACAAACCAGCTTCAGTTACACCAGGCCAGCAATCTGCTTCTGCCCAAACTTCGAAAGGTCCTATGTCGGAGACTAGAGATAGAACTGCTGAACGAAATGTCTCAGATCGACCTGTTAATTTTTCAAGTCAGACTGATACTAGGGAACAAAATGCAGAATCTAATGCTGTGGATCGAGACGGTGCTGCAGCAGTTAATACACAAACTGTTCTGGCCGCTACTTCAGGATTGGTTGGAGACCATAGAATATCTCTGGGTGCTGGAGCAGGCTGTGCTGGCCTGGCTGCACAACTGGTACAAGGATATCGTCAAGCAAGAGAGGCTGTTCGTGCTAACAATGGAATAAAGGTTCTTTTACATCTCCTCCAGCAACGCATATATTCACCTCCTGCTGCTTTGGACTGTCTTCGTGCTCTAGCATGTCGAGTCCTGCTTGGTTTAGCAAGAGATGATATTATAGCACACATATTGACAAAGCTACAG GTTGGGAAGAAGCTGTCAGAACTAATTAGGGATTCAGGCAGTCAGACACATGGAACAGAGCAGGGTAGGTGGCAAGCTGAACTTTCCCAAGCTGCAATCGAGTTAATTGGG GTTGTCACCAACTCAGGGCATGCAAGTACATTGGCTGCTACAGATGCAGCTACTCCTACCTTAAGGCGCATAGAAAGAGAAGCTATAGCTGCTGCCACTCCTATATCATACGATTCGAG GGAACTTTTACAACTTATTCATGAATACGTACGAGCATCTGGATTGTCACAAACTGCTTCTATATTGCTTAAAGAGGCTCAGTTGAAACCTTTGCCATCATCGATTGCTCCATCTTCTCTTGCACAGCCACCCTCAACACAGGAAGCTCCTTCAGTACAGCTTCAATGGCCTTCAGGTCGTGCTCCTGGGTTTCTGTCGGACAAATTAAAGCTTAATGCAGGGGATGATGATGTGTTAGGATCCGATGTCAGCACAAGGATTGGTTCAGCTTTCACTTCAAAGAAAAAATCACtgattttctcttcttccattggTTCAAATTCAAGGCATCAACTTGATGATTCTCGGCAGTCATCTGTTAGAAAAGTTTCAAGTACTAGTAAAGGTTCTTCAGAAACTGCAATAGTATCAGAGACTCCGTCAAAACTTTTGGAGAAACATAACATCGATTCTGAATCTCAGTATAAGACTCCAATCATCTTGCCAATGAAACGTAAACTATCTGATTTAAAGGATACAAGAGTGTTGTCATCATCTAGAAAGCGATTAATTGCTGGGGATCATGGAATTCGTTCTCCTATTTGTATAACTCCAAATACGGTTCGTAAAACAAACTTGCAGACAGATGCTATTAGGTTTCCTACACCAAGTTCCAACCTGAGAAATCAGCAAGGACGTTGTTCAGTTGACTATGTGGATGAAAATCAGAACAGTATGTCAAATCTTGGTCAGTTTACACCATCCTCCGCAGCAATAAATGATCTTCAGCACAGCAACTCAGAGCGTATGACATTAGATTCTATAGTTGTTCAATATCTGAAGCATCAGCATCTCCAATGCCCAGCTCCTATTACCACTCTTCCTCCACTATCTCTATTACATCCTCATGTTTGTCCTGAACCCAAGCGAAGCCTTGATGCTGCTTCTAATGTGACAGCTCGTTTTAAGAGACGTGAATTTAAATTCATATATGGTGGGGTGCACGGGAATCGCAAGGATCGTCAATTTGTTTATAGCCGATTCAGACCATGGCGCACTTGTCGTGATGATGCTGGTGCCTTATTGACATGCATTACATTTCTTGGTGACTCTTCTCGTATTGCTGTTGGGAGCCACAATGGAGAGGTCAAACTTTTTGACTCTAACAACAACAATGTGGTGGAGAGCTTCACAGGTCATCAGTATCCATTGACACTTGTTCAGTCTTTTGTTTCTGGTGAAACCCAGCTATTGCTATCTTCAAGCTCTCAAGATGTAAGGTTGTGGGATGCTTCATCACTTTCGAGTGGTACTACCCATTCATTTGATGGGTGCAAGGCTGCCAGGTTTTCCAACTCTGGGAATGTTTTTGCAGCCTTGTCATCAGAATCTGCACAACGGGAAATCCTGTTGTATGATATTCAGACGTGTCAGCTAGAGTCTAAGTTATCGGATACTTCTACAAATTTTACAGGTCGGGGTCATGTTTATCCTTTAATCCATTTTAACCCTTCCGACTCAATGCTGCTTTGGAATGGTGTCTTATGGGACCAGCGTGTTTCTGAGCCTGTTCATCGCTTTGATCAGTTCACTGACTATGGTGGTGGAGGCTTTCATCCTGCTGGCAATGAG GTTATTATAAACTCAGAAGTCTGGGACCTACGCAAGTTCAGTCTGCTTCGTAGTGTACCATCATTAGATCAAACAGAAATAACATTCAATGCGCATGGTGATGTGTTATATGCAATCCTGAGGAGAAAAATCGAGGATGTTATGTCAGCAGTCAACACACGTCGTGTCAAGCATCCTCTTTTTGCAGCTTTCCGCACAGTGGACGCAGTGAATTATTCAGACATTGCTACTATCCCAGTGGACCGCTGTGTTCTTGATTTCGCAACCGAGCCCACAGATTCAATTGTTGGGTTGGTTACAATGGATGATCAAGATGAAATGTTTGCCTCAGCCAGAATCTATGAAATTGGTCGTAGGAGGCCacctgatgatgattctgatccTGAGGATGATGAAAgcgatgaagaagatgattctGATGATTCTGATGTGGATCCTCTTTTAGGCCCTGGATTTGGAGACAGTGAAAGTGATGTTGATGACAGTTCAAGTGagcttgatgatgatgatggtgatgatggagaTTTCATCATGGACTTCCAAGGAGGAACTGACATATTGGACATGGTATCAGAaggtgatgaggatgatgattaTAGATTAGTACTTGAATCTTATAGTAGTGATCAATAA